In Nitrosarchaeum koreense MY1, one genomic interval encodes:
- a CDS encoding cation:proton antiporter: MVFEAILYLAVLIIAAKLFGELMHRINQPTIIGNVLAGIIVGPALLAIVEPIDAIELFTSIGVFFLFFLIGLQEIDLAGIFRVMKGRIFVGSAVAFLIPFFVAALFGLSIDMNFTQAFAIGSVIAASSLGVTAKILSDLGKLKSTIGLEIFTVTAIVEFIAIIVTSVLIQINSSETPEVSEFFWLFAKMIIFFAVAGLLSIFVLPRFFRMLKKHLKDQQIYFGIIIGVILLVAYFAEVSGIHGAIGALLLGIAVSRMAKDEYSEISTNIGVIGHGIFIPIFFAGIGLHFSLGFLNLNWWIIVVFIGIIIGVKFISSYIAVRIAQMRPATTVAYGVMAKGAVDLALMLSLLQANILEDDLFSLLVFGTLLTMIISSVELQRKLKKIIHVKVGTIELGLMPIYFRRVVSDVPAIAVIITDFPKTTPLLTIKSFLEQNEISKKPFLVIDANNKLVGLVSKREINRFNKKTFDAITINDVMYKKFHTVSPDEYLYSVIQKMNSHHFDVIPVVDPTNENVLGIVTTQGIMNLLTENPKS, translated from the coding sequence TTGGTCTTTGAAGCAATTCTCTATCTTGCAGTGTTGATAATTGCCGCCAAATTATTTGGCGAACTTATGCATCGAATTAATCAGCCAACGATAATAGGAAATGTCCTTGCCGGGATTATTGTTGGACCTGCGCTTTTAGCTATAGTTGAGCCAATTGACGCAATAGAACTTTTTACCTCAATTGGAGTGTTTTTCTTATTTTTCTTAATTGGTCTTCAAGAAATTGATTTAGCTGGAATATTTCGCGTTATGAAAGGTAGAATTTTTGTAGGTTCTGCGGTGGCATTTTTAATTCCTTTTTTTGTAGCAGCACTTTTTGGTTTATCCATAGACATGAATTTTACACAAGCATTTGCAATTGGAAGTGTAATTGCTGCATCTAGTCTTGGTGTGACTGCAAAAATACTAAGCGATCTTGGTAAGCTAAAGTCTACTATAGGTCTTGAGATTTTTACAGTTACAGCTATTGTGGAATTTATTGCAATTATTGTTACAAGTGTACTGATCCAGATAAATTCAAGTGAAACCCCAGAAGTTTCAGAATTTTTCTGGTTGTTTGCAAAGATGATTATCTTTTTTGCAGTTGCAGGTTTGCTTTCAATTTTCGTTTTACCACGATTTTTCCGTATGTTGAAAAAACATCTTAAAGATCAGCAAATTTATTTTGGTATTATCATAGGCGTAATTTTGCTTGTCGCATATTTTGCTGAGGTTAGTGGAATCCATGGTGCAATAGGCGCACTCCTTTTAGGAATTGCTGTTTCTCGAATGGCTAAGGATGAGTATTCTGAAATTTCAACAAATATCGGTGTGATTGGACATGGAATTTTTATTCCAATATTTTTTGCAGGCATTGGTCTTCACTTTAGTCTGGGCTTTCTCAATCTAAATTGGTGGATTATTGTTGTGTTTATTGGAATAATCATTGGTGTGAAATTTATAAGCTCATACATTGCTGTTCGAATTGCACAGATGCGTCCTGCTACCACTGTCGCATATGGTGTAATGGCAAAAGGTGCAGTAGATTTAGCCTTGATGTTATCTTTGTTACAGGCCAACATCTTGGAAGATGATCTTTTTTCACTACTTGTATTTGGTACTCTTTTAACTATGATAATATCCAGTGTTGAGCTTCAACGAAAGTTAAAGAAAATAATTCATGTTAAAGTAGGAACTATAGAGCTTGGATTGATGCCAATTTATTTTAGAAGGGTAGTGTCTGATGTACCTGCAATTGCTGTAATCATTACTGATTTTCCAAAAACAACTCCTTTACTTACAATAAAGTCATTTCTAGAACAAAATGAAATTAGCAAAAAACCTTTTTTGGTAATTGATGCTAATAACAAACTTGTAGGACTTGTATCAAAACGAGAAATTAACAGATTTAATAAAAAAACTTTTGATGCAATCACCATCAATGACGTAATGTACAAAAAATTTCATACCGTCTCACCTGATGAATATCTGTATTCTGTAATTCAAAAAATGAATTCTCATCATTTTGATGTTATTCCCGTAGTTGATCCTACAAACGAAAATGTGCTTGGAATTGTAACAACTCAAGGTATCATGAATCTGTTAACTGAAAATCCTAAATCGTAA
- a CDS encoding DEAD/DEAH box helicase yields MTKFQDLGLREELLKGIREMGFDEAFPIQEAVIPVLLTGRDVVGQAHTGSGKTAAFALAMLQEIQPKKGIQGLVMAPTRELAMQISSEIKKFGKYTGIRVATVYGGQGMGLQLDALDRGVEIVVATPGRLIDHLKRGSIELGDITHIVLDEADTMLDMGFVDDIQFILDLAPEERVMSLFSATMPTEILRLSEDYLKNPKQFLLDADDLSGEGIDQAYLVIKDRDKMKYLIDFIKPLKGQIIVFCSTKYRTRDVAKYLHQEKFDAVAIEGDMSQSRREQSMSKFRSGKVDILVATDVASRGIDVPRVELVVNYDVPNQEMAYFHRIGRTARAGAKGRAITLVSYSSVGDWNLIKRQIKVPLTDLNKEMGIEISIPDPLKRQSPSRRFGGSQSRSEYSRGRSGGGYGRSGGSGGYRGSNRGDARDDRSGGRKRYGDRNSGNSYGGRSRW; encoded by the coding sequence ATGACAAAATTTCAAGATTTAGGATTAAGAGAAGAATTACTGAAAGGGATTCGTGAAATGGGATTTGATGAAGCATTTCCTATTCAAGAAGCCGTTATTCCAGTATTACTTACAGGAAGAGATGTCGTAGGACAAGCTCATACTGGTTCTGGTAAAACAGCAGCATTTGCTTTAGCAATGCTTCAAGAGATACAACCAAAAAAAGGCATCCAGGGCTTGGTGATGGCTCCAACAAGAGAGCTTGCAATGCAAATTTCATCAGAGATAAAGAAATTTGGAAAATATACTGGAATTAGAGTGGCAACAGTTTACGGAGGCCAAGGAATGGGATTACAATTAGATGCATTAGATAGAGGGGTCGAGATAGTAGTTGCAACTCCTGGAAGATTAATTGATCATCTTAAACGTGGTTCAATTGAACTAGGAGATATCACTCACATCGTGTTAGATGAAGCAGACACAATGTTAGATATGGGATTTGTTGACGATATTCAGTTTATTTTAGATCTTGCTCCAGAAGAGAGAGTAATGTCATTGTTTTCAGCAACAATGCCAACAGAAATTTTAAGATTATCTGAAGACTATCTAAAGAATCCTAAACAATTTTTGCTTGATGCAGATGATCTTAGCGGAGAAGGCATAGACCAAGCATACCTGGTAATTAAAGATAGAGATAAAATGAAATATCTTATTGATTTTATCAAACCACTTAAAGGTCAGATCATAGTTTTCTGTTCTACAAAATATAGAACCAGAGATGTAGCAAAATATCTTCATCAAGAAAAATTTGATGCAGTTGCAATCGAAGGAGATATGTCACAAAGCAGAAGAGAGCAATCAATGTCCAAATTCAGAAGCGGTAAGGTAGACATTCTTGTTGCAACCGATGTAGCATCAAGAGGAATCGATGTTCCAAGAGTAGAACTAGTAGTAAATTATGATGTTCCAAATCAAGAGATGGCATATTTCCACAGAATTGGAAGAACCGCAAGAGCAGGAGCAAAAGGAAGAGCAATCACACTAGTATCATACTCATCTGTAGGAGATTGGAATTTAATTAAACGCCAAATCAAAGTACCGCTAACAGATTTGAATAAAGAGATGGGAATAGAAATTTCAATTCCTGACCCATTAAAGAGACAGTCACCATCCAGAAGATTTGGAGGATCACAATCAAGATCTGAGTATTCAAGAGGTAGAAGTGGTGGCGGATATGGAAGGTCTGGAGGTTCTGGCGGGTATAGAGGTTCCAATAGAGGAGATGCAAGAGATGACAGAAGTGGTGGAAGAAAAAGATATGGTGACCGTAATAGTGGAAATAGCTATGGCGGACGCAGTAGATGGTAG
- a CDS encoding Lrp/AsnC ligand binding domain-containing protein: MHIGFILLNCDLGAEEYIVEELKQMPKVKNAHLTYGAYDVIAEVNTEEQKDFEKAVADIRKLSRVVSTMTLNVIN; the protein is encoded by the coding sequence ATGCATATTGGATTTATTTTGTTAAATTGTGATCTTGGTGCAGAAGAATACATTGTTGAGGAATTAAAACAAATGCCCAAAGTCAAAAACGCACATCTGACTTATGGAGCATACGATGTAATTGCAGAAGTAAACACAGAAGAGCAAAAAGATTTTGAAAAAGCGGTTGCAGACATTAGAAAATTATCAAGAGTGGTAAGCACAATGACACTAAATGTCATAAATTAA
- the glnA gene encoding type I glutamate--ammonia ligase, producing MNSKQVIEKIKEENISFVDFWFVDIFGELHCMGMPSYSLSEDDFNDGLEKLDASSILGFKSVNKSDMILKPDPSTFRILPPDYDPSRKNARIFCDLYEGNRAEETRFNRDSRGITAKAKGKLKEFGLTHSMWGPEIEFFVFDAINIYPSPYGATHSYGGSGYSIESKESPWAKGNASTAIDLKEGYYPSQPKDTLGGLRKDICDDLYRYFGIQVEAEHHEVATSGQSEINFKYGEMTEIADAVVTIKNVVKVKAKKRNKVATFMSKPIFGDNASAMHTHQSIWNNDTNRMYDPNDSVAQLSQEGRYYIGGLLDHASALCAITNPTTNSYKRLVPNFEAPVNVCWGLGNRSAAIRVPMYLKNREKSKRIEYRVPDPTANIYLLEAALLLAGLDGIKNKKDPGDHVEENVYKLSAEKKRELNIGSLPTSLKGALDAFQSDMKFLEDVFTKDFLDAYTELKYKEYHAFAQTPTAWEVSMYTDA from the coding sequence ATGAATTCAAAACAAGTTATAGAAAAAATAAAAGAAGAAAATATTTCGTTTGTTGATTTTTGGTTTGTAGATATTTTTGGGGAACTACATTGTATGGGAATGCCAAGTTATTCTCTTTCAGAAGACGATTTTAATGACGGATTAGAAAAACTTGATGCAAGTTCTATTCTTGGTTTCAAGTCAGTAAATAAATCAGACATGATCTTAAAGCCAGATCCTTCCACATTTCGAATTTTACCACCAGATTATGATCCAAGCAGAAAAAATGCAAGAATATTTTGTGATCTTTATGAAGGAAATAGAGCAGAGGAGACACGCTTCAACAGAGATTCTCGTGGAATTACTGCAAAAGCTAAAGGAAAGCTAAAAGAATTTGGATTAACACATTCGATGTGGGGTCCAGAGATTGAATTTTTTGTATTTGATGCAATCAACATCTATCCTTCACCATATGGTGCAACTCACTCATACGGTGGTTCTGGGTATTCTATTGAATCAAAAGAGTCACCATGGGCAAAAGGAAATGCAAGCACTGCAATTGATCTTAAAGAAGGGTACTATCCATCACAGCCTAAAGATACGCTAGGTGGCCTCAGAAAAGACATTTGTGATGATTTGTATCGTTACTTTGGAATTCAAGTTGAAGCTGAACACCATGAGGTTGCAACATCAGGACAGAGTGAGATTAATTTCAAATACGGTGAGATGACTGAAATTGCAGATGCAGTAGTTACAATAAAAAATGTTGTTAAAGTAAAAGCCAAAAAAAGAAACAAGGTTGCCACGTTTATGTCAAAACCAATCTTTGGAGACAATGCATCTGCAATGCATACTCATCAAAGCATATGGAATAATGATACAAATAGAATGTATGATCCAAATGATAGTGTTGCACAGTTATCGCAAGAAGGACGTTACTACATAGGTGGACTTTTAGATCATGCATCTGCATTATGTGCAATAACAAATCCAACAACAAATTCATACAAAAGACTAGTACCTAATTTTGAAGCACCTGTCAATGTTTGTTGGGGATTAGGAAATAGGTCTGCTGCAATTCGCGTACCGATGTATCTAAAAAATAGAGAAAAAAGTAAACGAATTGAATATCGAGTACCAGATCCTACTGCAAACATCTACTTACTTGAAGCAGCGTTACTACTTGCAGGATTAGACGGAATTAAAAATAAAAAAGATCCAGGAGATCATGTGGAGGAAAACGTCTACAAGCTTAGCGCTGAAAAGAAGAGAGAACTCAATATTGGCTCTCTTCCTACATCGCTTAAGGGAGCACTAGATGCATTTCAAAGTGATATGAAATTTCTTGAAGATGTGTTTACAAAGGATTTTCTTGATGCATACACAGAATTAAAATACAAAGAATATCATGCATTTGCACAAACTCCAACTGCATGGGAAGTTTCAATGTATACGGATGCTTAA
- a CDS encoding mechanosensitive ion channel family protein — protein sequence MAGEEVTLAEGQAVGQIGTLVELLSSSISLQIAFVILVVGLIVIGTIYNKFRQWTRTKKFSYSNPILADIVRRAILPILALALISSINIYIQTFELFDDPAEIIEEQLSAELTVGETFAKLLNSMNILVIAFTAGHIITILLEKGERIKQEKEDFKAWRDLNGFKDDENDLFHRCYKWVPPKNPPEEISNNEFNEFLQTPQGRNFLEKFTTSTGARIGSYQKLAKDPFSEWKKSEQKKYEQYYNDCITGENDLGRPLLPGKTPDEIYEIDVWAEEKRSNSYEPIIAGSKPPGYAEKKREGLPKPFRNFIPLGVVLGTALGIIAWWGVDLFVLATASGGIALGVGFALKETFENYFAYMMIRKDKIFAEGERIALASGYKGIVYKITSRVTYIRHPLNESVAIVPTRQLVTSEIINYTKEFAIVPATVEVGVSYLNDPKQVAAALMKVGTRALNEVKDSKGKHLAVQSRCPNIDENKPSCGCDKTFILDLEQPTVRFQKFNDSSLDFAIWVYVRDYGSQFKMETDMRMMIYEEFKKYDIRIPWPIRTIYQGDEKKEAEEIDKLNTERKKLIEKYGVGDLLKGDGGDSP from the coding sequence ATGGCTGGAGAGGAAGTAACACTTGCAGAAGGACAAGCAGTAGGACAAATTGGAACTCTAGTTGAATTATTATCATCTTCAATTTCACTCCAAATAGCGTTTGTAATTTTAGTAGTAGGATTGATTGTGATTGGTACAATTTATAATAAATTTAGACAATGGACCAGAACCAAAAAATTCAGCTATTCTAATCCTATATTGGCTGATATAGTTCGAAGAGCCATCTTACCTATTCTTGCATTGGCTTTGATCTCTTCGATTAATATTTACATTCAGACTTTTGAATTATTTGACGATCCTGCAGAAATTATTGAAGAACAATTAAGTGCCGAACTTACTGTTGGAGAAACATTTGCTAAACTTCTCAACTCAATGAATATTCTTGTTATTGCATTTACCGCAGGCCACATCATAACAATTCTTCTTGAAAAAGGAGAAAGGATCAAGCAGGAAAAAGAGGATTTTAAAGCTTGGCGAGATTTGAATGGTTTTAAAGATGATGAGAATGATTTGTTTCATAGATGTTACAAATGGGTTCCCCCTAAAAATCCCCCTGAAGAAATAAGTAATAATGAATTCAACGAATTTTTACAAACTCCGCAAGGTAGAAATTTCCTAGAAAAATTTACCACTTCAACTGGTGCACGAATTGGCAGTTATCAAAAACTTGCAAAAGATCCTTTTTCAGAATGGAAAAAGTCAGAACAAAAAAAATATGAACAATATTACAATGATTGTATAACTGGAGAAAATGACCTAGGTAGACCATTACTTCCTGGTAAAACTCCAGACGAAATTTATGAAATTGATGTATGGGCTGAAGAAAAGAGAAGTAATTCATATGAGCCAATTATTGCTGGCTCAAAACCTCCAGGTTACGCAGAAAAGAAAAGAGAAGGACTTCCAAAACCCTTTAGAAATTTTATTCCCCTTGGAGTTGTTTTAGGTACAGCTCTGGGTATAATTGCTTGGTGGGGAGTTGACCTCTTCGTATTAGCTACTGCCAGTGGTGGTATTGCCCTTGGAGTTGGTTTTGCATTAAAAGAAACTTTTGAAAATTACTTTGCATATATGATGATAAGAAAAGATAAGATCTTTGCTGAAGGAGAAAGGATTGCATTGGCAAGTGGATACAAAGGTATAGTCTATAAAATTACTTCACGTGTAACCTATATTCGACATCCACTAAATGAATCCGTAGCAATTGTTCCTACTAGACAACTTGTTACAAGTGAGATAATAAATTATACAAAAGAATTTGCCATTGTTCCTGCAACCGTTGAAGTTGGAGTCTCTTACCTAAATGACCCAAAACAAGTAGCAGCTGCATTAATGAAAGTAGGAACTCGTGCATTAAATGAAGTAAAGGACTCTAAAGGTAAACATCTTGCAGTTCAATCAAGATGTCCAAATATTGATGAAAACAAACCTAGTTGTGGATGTGATAAGACATTTATTTTAGATTTAGAACAACCAACTGTTAGATTCCAAAAATTCAATGACTCCTCACTTGATTTTGCAATTTGGGTGTATGTGAGAGATTATGGTTCACAATTTAAAATGGAAACTGACATGAGGATGATGATCTATGAGGAATTCAAAAAATATGACATTAGAATTCCATGGCCAATTAGAACTATCTATCAGGGCGATGAAAAAAAAGAGGCTGAAGAAATTGATAAACTCAACACTGAACGTAAAAAGCTTATTGAAAAATATGGTGTTGGAGATTTACTAAAAGGTGATGGTGGAGATTCACCCTAA
- a CDS encoding GNAT family N-acetyltransferase yields MSDQTRKSKVIIRNMTKEDIPKIVELQKAAFPYMAAEGVYWKPEQLEAHLKVFPEGQFVADYNGKIVGSCSSLIVKFNPEYKEHTWKEACGDSIFSAHNPKGDSLYGADISTHPDNRRLGVATKIYDARKALAIKLNLRRIIAGARLFNYCEFAKELSPLEYVQKVLKHEIREPVLEFQVKNGFKFIKILNDYMKDPRSLNHATFIEWINPNYKAK; encoded by the coding sequence ATGTCTGATCAAACTCGTAAAAGTAAAGTAATCATTCGTAATATGACTAAAGAGGATATACCCAAAATTGTAGAATTACAAAAAGCCGCATTTCCATATATGGCAGCTGAAGGTGTTTACTGGAAACCTGAACAATTAGAAGCACATCTCAAAGTATTTCCAGAAGGTCAATTTGTGGCTGATTATAATGGTAAGATTGTCGGTTCATGTAGTAGCTTAATTGTGAAATTTAACCCTGAATACAAAGAACACACTTGGAAAGAAGCTTGTGGTGATAGCATCTTTTCAGCACATAACCCAAAAGGAGATTCATTATATGGTGCAGATATTTCCACACATCCAGATAACAGACGATTAGGCGTAGCAACTAAAATTTATGATGCACGAAAAGCACTTGCAATAAAACTCAATTTACGTAGAATTATTGCAGGTGCAAGACTATTCAATTATTGTGAATTTGCAAAAGAATTATCTCCTCTTGAATATGTTCAAAAAGTCTTAAAACATGAAATTAGGGAACCTGTTTTAGAATTTCAAGTCAAAAATGGTTTCAAATTTATAAAAATTCTTAATGATTACATGAAGGATCCCCGATCACTTAACCACGCCACTTTTATTGAATGGATTAATCCAAATTACAAAGCAAAATGA
- a CDS encoding CxxC-x17-CxxC domain-containing protein yields the protein MSVDDRKMYPCTCSDCGKESQVPFQPIEGRDVFCKECLPKHRKPRSENRGRY from the coding sequence ATGTCAGTAGATGACCGAAAAATGTACCCATGTACATGTTCTGATTGCGGAAAAGAATCCCAAGTACCTTTTCAACCAATAGAAGGTAGAGATGTATTCTGCAAAGAATGTTTACCAAAACATAGAAAACCAAGATCTGAAAATAGAGGAAGATATTAG
- a CDS encoding amidohydrolase family protein: MIIDCHVHVNQYELIHHIPVLDDRIDELQKEMTSNNVDYAIILSSYKTNSERPSAKQIIDAIKKYDNLGVVAGFSIDNHTDEDLKNYRTWIKDGLVKGLKIYSGYEHYYPYDERYQKIYDTCVEFGVPAMFHTGDTYSPKGKLRYSRPLNLDDVAVDNPELKIVMCHLGNPWIQDAQEVIYKNKNVYADISGLVIGIFDHFFEKMIKEKVAELINYAGEPKYLLYGTDWPISSMDSYLNFVAKLKIKQEFRDNFMYKNAKELFKIS, translated from the coding sequence ATGATCATCGATTGTCATGTTCACGTTAATCAATATGAGCTAATTCATCATATTCCTGTTTTAGATGATAGAATAGATGAACTTCAAAAAGAAATGACAAGTAACAATGTAGATTATGCTATTATTTTATCATCCTACAAAACAAATTCAGAGAGACCTTCAGCAAAACAGATCATTGATGCAATTAAAAAATATGATAATCTTGGCGTCGTTGCAGGATTCTCAATTGACAATCATACTGATGAAGATTTAAAAAATTACAGAACTTGGATTAAAGATGGATTGGTAAAAGGCCTCAAAATTTATTCTGGTTATGAGCATTATTATCCATATGATGAAAGATATCAAAAAATTTATGATACTTGTGTGGAATTTGGCGTCCCTGCAATGTTTCATACTGGGGATACATATAGTCCAAAAGGAAAACTTCGTTATTCTCGTCCGTTAAACCTTGATGATGTTGCAGTAGACAATCCTGAGCTAAAAATTGTAATGTGTCATCTAGGAAACCCCTGGATTCAAGATGCTCAAGAAGTCATATACAAAAATAAAAATGTCTATGCTGATATCTCTGGTCTCGTTATTGGTATCTTTGATCACTTTTTTGAAAAAATGATCAAAGAAAAAGTTGCCGAGCTAATTAATTATGCCGGAGAACCAAAATACCTACTTTATGGAACTGACTGGCCTATCAGCTCAATGGATTCATACCTTAACTTTGTTGCAAAGCTGAAAATCAAACAGGAATTTAGAGACAATTTCATGTACAAAAATGCCAAAGAATTGTTTAAAATCTCATAA
- a CDS encoding DsbA family protein — protein sequence MDSDESNHSGKKIVSKSVFNILVVSIIGVGLIAAFFAGSFISLKSEQVTKSELNNAIASIEAKISKNQMPTQPNIQPIKITADDDPIIGNQDAPITIIEFSDFQCPFCARFQTQTLPLILEQYVETGKVKFVFRDFPIQSSHPNAMPAAAASECADEQNKFWQYHDRLFENQGIWNKMDFTSAITVFKEYAIELELNQEQFNACLDSGKYVNEINNDLTDGRNYEITGTPGFFIGNEKIGFVKVNGAQSFEIFQGIIESQLNS from the coding sequence ATGGATTCAGATGAATCAAATCACAGTGGGAAAAAAATAGTGAGTAAATCGGTTTTTAATATTTTAGTGGTCTCAATAATTGGAGTTGGTTTGATAGCTGCATTTTTTGCAGGTTCTTTTATTAGTTTAAAATCAGAGCAGGTAACAAAATCGGAATTAAACAATGCGATTGCAAGTATCGAAGCAAAGATTTCAAAAAATCAGATGCCAACACAGCCAAACATACAACCAATCAAGATAACTGCAGATGACGACCCAATCATTGGAAATCAAGATGCGCCGATTACCATAATAGAATTTTCGGATTTTCAGTGTCCATTTTGTGCTAGATTTCAAACTCAGACTCTTCCATTAATTTTAGAACAATACGTAGAAACAGGAAAAGTGAAATTTGTGTTTAGAGATTTCCCAATTCAATCCAGTCACCCTAATGCAATGCCAGCAGCTGCTGCATCAGAGTGCGCAGATGAACAAAACAAATTTTGGCAGTATCATGATAGGTTATTTGAAAACCAAGGAATTTGGAATAAAATGGATTTTACATCTGCAATTACAGTCTTTAAAGAATATGCAATAGAATTAGAGTTAAATCAAGAACAATTCAACGCTTGTCTAGATTCTGGCAAATATGTCAATGAGATCAACAATGATCTAACAGATGGAAGAAATTATGAGATTACGGGAACACCTGGATTTTTCATTGGAAATGAAAAGATAGGATTTGTAAAAGTAAATGGAGCCCAATCCTTTGAGATATTTCAAGGCATAATAGAGTCTCAGCTCAACTCTTAA
- a CDS encoding KamA family radical SAM protein — translation MQNQKSEWATNESPRIMSYTLANFRQLPQIQKLGEEKQFEMEVVGNVLPFKTNNYVVEQLIDWNNIPDDPMFVLTFPQRGMLIPEHYAKMEAALKKGDKKEIQNTANEIRLQLNPHPAGQMELNVPTLKDGTKLYGMQHKYKETCLFFPSQSQTCHAYCSFCFRWPQFVGMDELKFAMKEGEQLVQYLQEHPEISDVLFTGGDPMIMKARIFSTYINPLLEANLPNLRTIRIGTKALSYWPYKFLTDDDAEEMLDIFKRVVDKGIHLALMGHFNHTVELKTDAVKEAIKKVRATGAQIRTQSPILRHINDDSEMWAEMWKTQVQLGCIPYYMFVVRDTGAQHYFGIPLIEAQRIFRDAYKKVTGLARTVRGPSMSATPGKVQILGIAEYGGEKLMVLRFLQGRNPDWVQIPFLAKYDEKAIWLDDLKPATGDKFFFEDELNEKMKVIKNQDYPES, via the coding sequence ATGCAAAATCAAAAATCAGAATGGGCTACGAATGAATCGCCACGCATTATGAGTTACACTTTAGCAAATTTTCGACAATTACCACAAATTCAAAAATTAGGCGAGGAAAAACAGTTTGAAATGGAAGTTGTGGGCAATGTGCTTCCATTTAAGACAAACAACTACGTCGTAGAACAACTAATTGACTGGAATAACATTCCAGATGATCCAATGTTTGTTTTAACATTCCCACAGAGAGGAATGCTGATTCCTGAACATTATGCAAAAATGGAAGCAGCTCTAAAAAAAGGAGATAAAAAAGAGATTCAAAACACTGCAAATGAGATCAGATTACAGTTAAATCCACACCCAGCAGGTCAAATGGAGTTAAACGTACCAACACTAAAAGATGGAACCAAACTTTATGGAATGCAACACAAATACAAAGAAACTTGCCTGTTCTTCCCAAGTCAGAGTCAGACATGTCATGCATATTGTAGTTTTTGTTTTAGATGGCCACAGTTTGTTGGAATGGATGAACTCAAATTTGCAATGAAAGAAGGCGAACAACTAGTGCAGTATCTGCAAGAGCATCCGGAAATATCAGATGTTTTGTTTACAGGAGGAGATCCAATGATCATGAAGGCAAGAATATTTTCAACATACATCAATCCGCTTCTTGAAGCAAATCTACCAAATCTTAGAACTATACGAATTGGAACAAAAGCATTGTCATATTGGCCATACAAATTTCTAACAGACGATGATGCAGAAGAGATGTTAGATATCTTCAAACGAGTTGTAGATAAAGGGATTCATCTAGCATTGATGGGACATTTCAATCATACAGTAGAATTAAAAACAGATGCAGTAAAAGAGGCAATCAAAAAAGTACGAGCCACTGGAGCTCAAATTAGAACTCAATCGCCAATACTTCGTCATATCAATGATGATTCAGAGATGTGGGCCGAAATGTGGAAGACTCAAGTTCAACTGGGATGCATTCCATACTACATGTTTGTTGTAAGAGATACTGGTGCACAGCATTATTTTGGAATACCGTTGATAGAAGCTCAAAGGATATTCCGTGATGCTTACAAAAAAGTAACTGGACTTGCAAGAACTGTAAGAGGTCCAAGTATGTCTGCAACACCAGGAAAAGTTCAGATTCTTGGAATTGCAGAATATGGAGGAGAAAAGCTTATGGTGTTAAGATTTTTGCAAGGAAGAAATCCAGATTGGGTACAAATTCCGTTTCTAGCAAAATATGATGAAAAAGCAATTTGGCTTGATGACCTAAAACCAGCAACTGGTGACAAGTTCTTCTTTGAAGATGAATTAAATGAAAAAATGAAAGTAATTAAAAATCAGGACTATCCAGAATCCTAG